In Salinibacterium sp. dk2585, a single window of DNA contains:
- a CDS encoding bifunctional proline dehydrogenase/L-glutamate gamma-semialdehyde dehydrogenase, which yields MTITTPGTAPADIPDVDASLAQEVTALVRKWLTEASAYPVDSSAQQLAGVLRDPNGLDFTVGFVDGVVRPEDHAVAAKNLRMIAPKVPAFLPWYMRGAVRLGGVVAPMLPGVVVPIAQGVLRRMVGHLIIDATASRLGPAITRIRRPGIRLNMNLLGEAVLGGHEAQRRLDGTRKLLARDDVDYVSIKVSSTTAPHNPWAFDETVDHVVEKLAPLYALAANAETPKFVNLDMEEYKDLDMTIAVFQRILDDPKLLNLEAGIVLQAYLPDAMSAMIRLQEWAAARRARGGAAIKVRVVKGANLPMEQVEASLHDWPLATWGSKQESDTHYKRVINYALHPDRIDNVRIGVAGHNLFDLAFSWLLAKRRGLERGIEFEMLLGMAQGQAEAVRRDVGALLLYTPVVHPKEFDVAIAYLIRRLEEGASQENFMSAVFELSSNEKLFEREQQRFLSSLAELDGTVPPANRQQDRRKAEAPFPSVGFDNTPDTDPSLPGNREWGKAILARVPKSTLGNETVAANTLTSADAVAKAITKAVDAGAAWGAMSGAERAVILHRAGDALAVRRADLMEVMASETGKTLDQSDPEVSEAIDFANYYAELARELDDVDGARFTPARLTVVTPPWNFPVAIPAGSTLAALAAGSAVIIKPARQARRSGAVMVEALWEAGVPREVLQYVQLSDSSLGEKLVADERVDRVILTGGYETAELFRSFRSDLPLLAETSGKNAIIVTPSADLDLAAKDVAYSAFGHAGQKCSAASLVILVGSVAKSRRFHDQLLDAVRSLEVGYPQDAATRMGPIIEPAKGKLLDALTTLQSGEKWVVTPKKLDDTGRLWTPGVRTGVKRGSYFHMTEFFGPVLGVMTAATLEEAIEIQNEVDYGLTAGLHSLDRSELALWIDRVQAGNLYVNRGITGAIVQRQPFGGWKKSAVGAGTKAGGPNYLIGLGSWSSAQATADATPTTAARALMEAAGAEHREHLRRAFASDAAWWAKEFGVSKDVSGLMAERNIFRYRPIPAVVRLAEAGSVTEFLRVVGAALTAGAPITVSSAVELPGRVASLLHSRGIRSTVEPDGAWLASLAQLEGGRIRLVGAPASTVADATSGRPDVAVYAEPVTESGRVELLPFLQEQAVSITAHRFGTPSTFSRDVI from the coding sequence GTGACTATCACCACCCCAGGCACCGCCCCCGCCGACATCCCCGACGTCGATGCCTCCCTCGCGCAGGAGGTGACGGCCCTCGTCCGAAAGTGGCTGACAGAAGCCTCCGCGTACCCCGTTGACTCCTCGGCGCAGCAGCTCGCGGGAGTGCTTCGTGACCCAAACGGTCTCGACTTCACCGTGGGCTTCGTCGACGGCGTCGTGCGCCCAGAAGATCACGCCGTCGCCGCCAAGAACTTGCGGATGATTGCGCCGAAGGTTCCCGCCTTCCTTCCCTGGTACATGCGGGGTGCCGTGCGCCTCGGCGGTGTCGTCGCACCCATGCTTCCTGGTGTGGTCGTGCCCATCGCGCAGGGGGTTCTACGTCGCATGGTGGGCCACCTGATCATCGATGCGACGGCAAGCCGCCTCGGACCCGCGATTACGAGGATCCGCAGGCCGGGCATCCGCCTCAACATGAACCTCCTCGGAGAGGCCGTGCTCGGTGGGCACGAGGCACAGCGTCGCCTCGACGGCACCCGCAAGCTCCTCGCCCGAGACGACGTCGACTACGTCTCCATCAAGGTCTCGTCGACGACGGCGCCGCACAACCCATGGGCGTTCGACGAGACAGTCGACCATGTTGTTGAGAAGCTCGCTCCCCTCTACGCCCTTGCGGCCAACGCCGAGACCCCCAAGTTCGTCAACCTGGACATGGAGGAGTACAAGGATCTCGACATGACGATCGCGGTCTTCCAGCGCATCCTCGACGACCCGAAGCTCCTGAACCTCGAGGCCGGGATCGTGCTGCAGGCCTACCTCCCCGACGCGATGAGCGCCATGATCCGCCTACAGGAGTGGGCGGCCGCCCGCCGCGCTCGCGGGGGTGCCGCGATCAAGGTTCGCGTCGTCAAGGGCGCCAACCTTCCCATGGAGCAGGTCGAGGCGTCGCTGCACGACTGGCCGCTCGCGACCTGGGGCAGCAAGCAGGAAAGTGACACGCACTACAAGCGCGTCATCAACTACGCCCTTCACCCCGACCGCATCGACAACGTGCGCATTGGCGTCGCCGGCCACAACCTCTTCGACCTCGCATTCTCGTGGCTGCTCGCAAAGCGCCGTGGCCTCGAGCGCGGCATCGAGTTCGAGATGCTGCTTGGCATGGCGCAGGGCCAGGCGGAGGCGGTGCGTCGCGACGTCGGCGCGCTCCTCCTCTACACACCCGTGGTGCACCCCAAGGAGTTCGACGTGGCCATCGCGTACCTGATCCGCCGCCTCGAGGAGGGCGCGAGCCAGGAGAACTTCATGTCGGCCGTCTTCGAGTTGAGCAGCAATGAGAAGCTCTTCGAGCGCGAGCAGCAGCGCTTCCTCTCCTCCCTCGCCGAGCTCGACGGCACCGTCCCGCCCGCGAACCGCCAGCAGGACCGCCGCAAGGCTGAGGCGCCGTTCCCCTCGGTGGGCTTCGACAACACGCCCGACACCGACCCCTCCCTCCCGGGCAACCGCGAGTGGGGCAAGGCGATCCTCGCGCGAGTGCCGAAGAGCACACTCGGCAACGAGACGGTTGCCGCCAACACCCTGACCTCGGCGGATGCCGTCGCGAAGGCGATCACGAAGGCCGTCGATGCGGGCGCCGCCTGGGGTGCCATGTCGGGCGCGGAGCGCGCCGTTATCCTGCACCGTGCGGGGGATGCGCTTGCCGTACGCCGCGCCGACCTCATGGAGGTCATGGCCTCCGAGACGGGCAAGACCCTCGACCAGTCCGACCCCGAGGTGTCTGAGGCGATCGACTTCGCCAACTACTACGCCGAACTGGCCCGCGAACTCGACGATGTGGACGGCGCGCGGTTCACGCCGGCCCGCCTCACGGTTGTGACGCCGCCGTGGAACTTCCCGGTCGCCATCCCCGCCGGTTCCACGCTCGCGGCCCTCGCTGCAGGTTCGGCCGTCATCATCAAACCTGCTCGCCAGGCCCGGCGCTCGGGTGCCGTCATGGTCGAGGCGCTGTGGGAGGCCGGAGTTCCGCGCGAGGTGCTGCAGTATGTGCAGCTCTCCGACTCGAGCCTGGGCGAGAAGCTCGTGGCCGACGAGCGCGTCGATCGGGTGATCCTGACGGGTGGCTACGAAACTGCCGAACTGTTCCGTTCGTTCCGCAGTGACCTGCCGCTGCTTGCCGAGACGAGTGGCAAGAACGCCATCATCGTCACCCCGAGCGCCGACCTCGACCTCGCCGCGAAGGATGTCGCCTACTCAGCTTTCGGCCACGCTGGCCAGAAGTGCTCCGCCGCCTCCCTCGTCATCTTGGTCGGGTCCGTCGCCAAGTCGCGCCGCTTCCACGACCAGCTGCTCGACGCCGTGCGCTCGCTTGAGGTGGGCTACCCGCAGGACGCTGCGACGCGCATGGGACCTATCATCGAGCCGGCGAAGGGCAAGCTGCTCGACGCGCTCACGACGCTGCAGAGCGGTGAGAAGTGGGTCGTCACGCCCAAGAAGCTCGATGACACCGGTCGCCTCTGGACCCCGGGCGTGCGCACGGGCGTCAAGCGCGGCTCCTACTTCCACATGACGGAGTTCTTCGGCCCTGTGCTGGGCGTCATGACGGCCGCCACGCTCGAGGAGGCCATCGAGATCCAGAACGAGGTCGACTACGGACTCACGGCCGGCCTCCACTCACTCGACCGTTCGGAGTTGGCGCTCTGGATCGACCGGGTGCAGGCAGGCAATCTCTACGTCAACCGCGGCATCACGGGTGCGATCGTGCAGCGCCAGCCCTTCGGAGGCTGGAAGAAGTCGGCAGTCGGCGCCGGCACGAAGGCCGGTGGCCCCAACTACCTGATCGGCCTCGGCAGCTGGTCGTCGGCGCAGGCGACCGCGGATGCCACGCCGACGACTGCCGCCCGTGCCCTGATGGAGGCGGCCGGTGCTGAGCACAGGGAGCATCTTCGGCGGGCATTCGCGAGCGACGCCGCCTGGTGGGCCAAGGAGTTCGGCGTCTCGAAGGACGTCTCGGGCCTGATGGCCGAGCGGAACATCTTCCGCTACCGCCCCATCCCCGCGGTCGTGCGCCTCGCCGAGGCAGGCTCCGTCACGGAGTTCCTTCGTGTCGTCGGTGCCGCTCTCACGGCGGGCGCGCCCATTACTGTCTCGAGCGCGGTCGAGCTGCCGGGACGGGTCGCCTCCCTGCTGCACAGCCGAGGCATCCGCTCGACGGTCGAACCGGATGGCGCCTGGCTCGCGTCGCTCGCGCAGCTCGAGGGTGGTCGCATCCGCCTTGTCGGCGCCCCCGCGTCGACGGTCGCCGACGCGACCTCGGGTCGCCCCGACGTCGCGGTCTACGCCGAGCCCGTGACGGAGTCCGGCCGGGTCGAGTTGCTGCCGTTCCTGCAGGAGCAGGCCGTGAGCATCACGGCGCACCGTTTCGGCACGCCGAGCACCTTTTCGCGCGACGTGATCTGA
- a CDS encoding DinB family protein, with translation MDITEILRDGLRLARSDLLAKLDGLSEYDMRRPMTNTGTNLLGLVKHVASVELGYFTDAFGRPGRQLAWYADGADEEADMWATPEESSATIIELHHFSAVKTEETIEALGLDSPAYVPWWTPERRNTNLGNLLVHMTRETARHAGHADIIRELIDGQAGLRPGDPNVRDRDWAEHRARLEAAAATFQR, from the coding sequence ATGGACATCACGGAGATACTGCGAGACGGCCTGCGGCTGGCTCGCTCGGACCTGCTGGCGAAGCTGGATGGGCTCAGCGAATACGACATGCGGCGACCGATGACCAACACGGGCACCAACCTGCTCGGCCTCGTGAAGCACGTAGCGAGCGTCGAGCTCGGCTACTTCACCGACGCCTTCGGGCGGCCCGGCAGGCAACTGGCCTGGTATGCGGATGGTGCAGACGAGGAGGCCGATATGTGGGCCACCCCCGAGGAGAGCAGCGCGACCATCATCGAGTTGCACCACTTCTCGGCAGTGAAAACCGAGGAGACGATCGAGGCCCTCGGGCTCGATTCACCCGCCTACGTACCCTGGTGGACGCCCGAGCGCCGCAACACGAACCTCGGCAACCTGCTCGTACACATGACGAGGGAGACCGCCCGTCACGCAGGACATGCGGACATCATCCGCGAACTGATCGACGGCCAGGCGGGCCTGCGACCCGGCGACCCGAACGTCAGGGATCGCGACTGGGCCGAGCACCGCGCACGACTGGAGGCCGCCGCCGCGACCTTCCAGCGCTGA
- a CDS encoding pyrimidine dimer DNA glycosylase/endonuclease V: MRLWSVHPRFLDRQALVACWREGLLAQAVIGKTSGGYSQHPQLIRFRATPEPLASLGAFLAEVADEADARGYRFARDKILRHPDAATPLSLLELTAGQLDYEWRHLMAKLESRSPDRAAVFAGAAPEPHPVFTVVPGPIEPWERVTAPE, encoded by the coding sequence GTGAGACTCTGGTCGGTGCATCCGCGGTTCCTCGACCGACAGGCACTCGTCGCGTGCTGGCGGGAGGGGCTCCTCGCCCAGGCCGTCATCGGCAAGACGAGCGGCGGATACTCGCAGCACCCGCAGCTCATCCGGTTTCGCGCGACGCCGGAGCCGCTCGCAAGCCTGGGTGCCTTCCTCGCGGAGGTCGCCGACGAAGCGGATGCCCGCGGCTACCGTTTCGCCCGCGACAAGATCCTGCGGCATCCCGATGCGGCCACGCCTCTGTCGCTCCTCGAGCTCACGGCCGGCCAGCTCGACTACGAGTGGCGCCACCTCATGGCGAAGTTGGAGTCGCGAAGCCCGGACCGGGCCGCTGTCTTCGCCGGGGCGGCGCCGGAACCGCATCCTGTTTTCACGGTCGTGCCGGGCCCCATCGAGCCGTGGGAGCGCGTCACGGCGCCGGAGTGA
- a CDS encoding CPBP family intramembrane glutamic endopeptidase, which yields MSHTDRRGVAVFLAIAFVGAWLVALPLWFSPDGLASPFAPLVLIAMMFMPAIAAVIAHRVARSQEGFLRETTLRPRRRFRNWWGYILLAWLGPIVFVVAATAVAAAFGWIRLDLLEFSGFALTLEGALGGMDLGVPVQAIVITQLVTMLFIPIVNVIPAMGEEIGWRGFLQARLLPLGQWPAVLITGIVWGLWHAPVVLLGYNYPGQNPLAALLLMVVFTTLVSVLLGWLTLRSGTVWTAGIAHGFINGAAGLPVLLLAAGSPYDNLSGSLLGYPGWIVMAIAIVALVALRKWPVRQEKLEVTPAP from the coding sequence ATGTCGCACACCGACCGGCGTGGAGTCGCCGTCTTTCTCGCCATCGCATTCGTGGGGGCGTGGCTCGTCGCCCTGCCGCTGTGGTTCTCCCCCGACGGACTCGCCTCCCCCTTCGCGCCACTCGTGCTGATCGCGATGATGTTCATGCCCGCGATCGCTGCCGTCATCGCCCACAGGGTGGCCCGCTCGCAGGAGGGCTTCCTCCGCGAGACGACCCTGCGGCCCCGCCGCCGGTTCCGCAACTGGTGGGGCTACATCCTGCTCGCCTGGCTCGGGCCCATCGTCTTCGTCGTCGCGGCGACGGCCGTCGCGGCCGCGTTCGGCTGGATCCGCCTCGACCTCCTCGAGTTCAGCGGATTCGCCCTCACGCTCGAGGGGGCGCTCGGCGGGATGGACCTCGGAGTGCCAGTGCAGGCGATCGTCATCACACAACTCGTGACCATGCTCTTCATCCCCATCGTCAACGTCATTCCCGCAATGGGCGAGGAGATCGGATGGCGCGGCTTCCTGCAAGCGCGCCTGCTCCCGCTCGGCCAGTGGCCCGCCGTGCTCATCACCGGGATCGTGTGGGGACTCTGGCACGCTCCCGTCGTGCTGCTCGGCTACAACTACCCCGGGCAGAACCCCCTCGCGGCACTCCTGCTCATGGTCGTCTTTACGACGCTCGTCTCGGTGCTCCTCGGCTGGCTCACCCTCCGCTCCGGCACCGTCTGGACGGCAGGCATCGCCCACGGCTTCATCAACGGCGCCGCCGGGCTGCCCGTGCTGCTGCTCGCGGCCGGGTCGCCGTACGACAACCTCTCGGGCTCGCTGCTCGGCTACCCGGGGTGGATCGTCATGGCGATTGCGATCGTCGCACTAGTCGCACTCCGCAAGTGGCCCGTGCGCCAGGAGAAACTGGAGGTCACTCCGGCGCCGTGA
- a CDS encoding SulP family inorganic anion transporter yields MPIGAKTIDRSRYRANPSVLTALRSPRMLTREVLAGLVVALALIPEAISFSIIAGVDPRVGLFSSFIMAVTIAFVGGRPAMITAATGAVALVIAPIMREYGFDYFIATVLLAGVLQIVLALFGVARLMRFIPRSVMIGFVNSLAILIFMAQVPHLVDVPWLVYPLVAAGLVILWLMPKVTKVVPAPLVAIVVLSVVTVVFALNVPTVSDQGELPDSLPELFFPDVPLSWETLSIIGPVALAMALVGLMESLMTAKLVDEITDTHSDKTRESWGQGVANIASGLFGGMGGCAMIGQTMINVKASRARTRISTFLAGLFLLILVVVLGDTVGLIPMAALVAVMILVSVGTFDWHSIRPSTLKRMPKSETAVMVITVIVVVATDNLAIGVIVGVIAAMVLFARRVAHFATVERRVEGETAHYRVIGELFFASSNDLTTQFEYSDDPERVVIDMSGSHIWDASTVAALDSITTKYEQRGKRVVIEGLNEASTAMRTRLAGNLGGE; encoded by the coding sequence ATGCCCATTGGCGCCAAGACGATCGACCGTTCGCGCTATCGCGCCAACCCCTCCGTGCTGACGGCGTTGCGGAGTCCCCGCATGCTCACCCGCGAGGTGCTTGCGGGCCTCGTCGTCGCCCTCGCGCTCATCCCCGAGGCGATCTCCTTCTCGATCATCGCGGGGGTCGACCCGCGCGTCGGCCTCTTCTCATCCTTCATCATGGCCGTCACGATCGCCTTCGTCGGCGGACGCCCCGCCATGATCACGGCAGCGACCGGCGCCGTGGCGCTCGTCATCGCGCCCATCATGCGCGAGTACGGCTTCGACTACTTCATCGCGACGGTGCTCCTTGCTGGCGTGCTCCAGATCGTGCTCGCGCTGTTCGGGGTTGCGAGGCTCATGCGTTTCATCCCCCGCAGCGTCATGATCGGCTTCGTCAACTCCCTCGCGATCCTGATCTTCATGGCGCAGGTTCCGCACCTGGTGGATGTCCCGTGGCTCGTCTACCCCCTCGTCGCGGCTGGCCTCGTGATCCTGTGGCTCATGCCCAAGGTGACCAAGGTCGTCCCGGCCCCCCTCGTCGCGATCGTCGTGCTGTCGGTCGTCACGGTTGTGTTCGCGCTCAACGTGCCGACTGTGAGTGACCAGGGCGAGCTGCCCGACAGCCTGCCCGAGTTGTTCTTCCCCGACGTCCCGCTCAGCTGGGAGACGTTATCGATCATCGGGCCCGTCGCGCTCGCGATGGCCCTCGTCGGCCTCATGGAGTCCCTTATGACGGCGAAGCTCGTCGACGAGATCACCGACACGCACTCCGACAAGACGCGCGAGTCATGGGGCCAGGGTGTCGCCAACATCGCCTCGGGCCTGTTCGGCGGCATGGGTGGCTGCGCCATGATCGGCCAGACCATGATCAACGTAAAGGCGTCGCGCGCCCGCACGCGCATCTCGACCTTCCTCGCAGGCCTGTTCTTGCTCATCCTCGTCGTCGTGCTTGGCGACACGGTCGGGCTCATTCCGATGGCGGCCCTCGTCGCGGTCATGATCCTCGTGTCGGTCGGCACCTTCGACTGGCACAGCATCCGCCCCTCCACCCTCAAGCGGATGCCGAAGAGTGAGACCGCCGTCATGGTCATCACGGTCATCGTGGTCGTCGCGACCGACAACCTCGCGATCGGTGTCATCGTGGGGGTCATCGCCGCCATGGTGCTCTTCGCCCGCCGGGTCGCCCACTTCGCGACCGTCGAGCGACGGGTGGAGGGCGAGACGGCCCACTATCGCGTGATCGGGGAGCTGTTCTTCGCCTCGAGCAACGACCTCACGACCCAGTTCGAGTACTCGGATGACCCGGAGCGCGTCGTAATCGATATGTCGGGTTCTCACATCTGGGATGCCTCGACCGTCGCGGCTCTCGACTCCATCACGACCAAGTACGAGCAGCGCGGCAAGCGCGTCGTGATCGAGGGGCTCAATGAGGCGAGCACGGCGATGCGCACGCGCCTCGCGGGAAACCTCGGCGGCGAGTAG
- a CDS encoding MFS transporter: MQTNNSASTPIWSRDFTLAVVINFALAGVFYLLMTTMALYAVDRFRAHDALAGLTAGAYVLGAVVSRLLTSKYLDLVGRRRTVLVGLVAFVVLSVLYLVVTDLTVLIALRFLHGVAFGGASTAVAASALMLVPREKRAEGSGYFSISATLAAGIGPLIGTLVIHAGGYEGIFWVSTGLAILGLTGALFIRLPEREPSEEEIRTRWRIRLSDLIDARAMPISIMIFLGCFAWSGVLAFYLNYADATGTAAEVGAFFTIYAITVFVVRLFAGRLQDRFGDNAVFYPSFVIFAVGLVVIAIPPSLPVAITGAVLTAIGFGSLMPGGQAVAVTVVPPERVAVATSTYFVMADAAIGVGPILLGLLLPLTGYDGMYLLLAAFMVLTIGVYAMTHGRRRVTAAA; the protein is encoded by the coding sequence ATGCAAACGAACAACTCGGCCTCGACCCCCATCTGGAGCCGAGACTTCACTCTTGCCGTCGTCATCAACTTCGCCCTGGCCGGCGTCTTCTACCTGCTCATGACCACGATGGCCCTCTACGCCGTGGACCGGTTCCGGGCCCATGACGCGCTCGCGGGCCTCACCGCTGGCGCGTACGTGCTGGGGGCGGTCGTCTCGCGGCTGCTCACGTCCAAGTACCTTGACCTCGTCGGCCGGCGGCGCACGGTGCTCGTCGGGCTCGTTGCCTTCGTCGTGCTCTCGGTCCTGTACCTCGTCGTGACCGACCTGACGGTGCTCATCGCGCTGCGCTTCCTGCACGGGGTCGCGTTCGGCGGGGCCAGCACTGCGGTCGCGGCATCCGCCCTCATGCTCGTGCCGCGCGAGAAGCGAGCCGAAGGCTCCGGGTACTTCTCCATCTCGGCGACCCTCGCGGCTGGCATCGGTCCCCTCATCGGCACGCTTGTGATCCACGCCGGTGGCTACGAGGGCATCTTCTGGGTCAGCACCGGCCTCGCGATCCTCGGGCTGACTGGGGCACTCTTCATCCGCCTGCCCGAGCGCGAGCCGAGCGAGGAGGAGATCCGCACCCGCTGGCGCATCCGCCTCTCCGACCTCATAGACGCGCGCGCGATGCCCATCTCGATCATGATCTTCCTCGGCTGCTTCGCCTGGTCGGGCGTGCTCGCCTTCTACCTAAACTACGCGGATGCCACCGGCACAGCCGCCGAGGTCGGCGCCTTCTTCACCATCTATGCCATCACGGTGTTCGTCGTGCGGCTGTTCGCCGGACGCCTGCAGGACCGCTTCGGCGACAACGCCGTCTTCTACCCCTCGTTCGTGATCTTCGCAGTGGGACTCGTCGTCATCGCGATCCCGCCCAGCCTTCCGGTCGCCATCACGGGCGCGGTGCTGACCGCGATCGGCTTTGGCTCGCTCATGCCTGGTGGACAGGCGGTCGCCGTCACGGTCGTTCCGCCTGAACGAGTTGCCGTTGCAACCTCCACCTACTTCGTCATGGCCGACGCCGCCATCGGGGTCGGGCCCATCCTGCTCGGACTGCTGCTGCCACTCACCGGCTACGACGGCATGTACCTCCTGCTTGCCGCGTTCATGGTGTTGACGATCGGGGTGTACGCGATGACGCACGGGCGCAGGCGCGTGACGGCTGCCGCCTGA
- a CDS encoding putative transporter small subunit has product MVTAITIYMLVWPIVVAGVLFTLVRGFLKDWKESRDAGLPII; this is encoded by the coding sequence TTGGTCACTGCCATCACCATCTACATGCTCGTCTGGCCCATCGTCGTTGCGGGAGTGCTGTTCACGCTCGTGCGCGGCTTCCTGAAGGACTGGAAGGAGTCTCGCGACGCGGGTCTCCCGATCATCTAG
- a CDS encoding sodium:solute symporter family protein: MESDMQQLGGPLIIALLVLFFGGTMIMSVVIGRKRENADGYMTAGNKIGFGISAASMTATWIWASSMYASATSGYTYGISGPIHYGLWGALMILFIYPFGRRIRAVAPRAHTLAEVMRARHGRSSQLMLAGSNVLGSVISLTSNFIAGGAVISMLSPFSFGQGILFVAGGVLLYTLWSGFRASVLTDFAQVVAMLGAVVVIVPAIFFAAGGTDMIAQGASNLTPEQSNFFSSEAFLNQGAPYIAAVLAYAIGNQTIAQRLFAVREDLIKPTFITATVGYGATIIGVGMLGVMALYLGIEPVGGDTNNLIPQLASTFLGPVLLGLLFIMIIGSLSSTADSDLAALSSIMMADVYGQNIARKGKANPKTMLLVGRITMIVATGTALFFATSQFNILDLLVFVGALWGALVFPVIASFYWKKVTNAAFSISVLAALLVFIVVRFEWIPLAGAYGIAIDVLSVVGIGVVLGIMAFGFFGKRTGMIVGIVAAVASAPFVIGFLHDYTVLSGSLVAYSVSTIICYLMSFRSSQDFDFDLIKQRTGDFDPESELDDIDRELDGLSADTARPTR, from the coding sequence ATGGAATCCGACATGCAGCAATTGGGGGGACCGCTGATCATCGCGCTCCTCGTCCTGTTCTTCGGCGGCACCATGATCATGTCCGTCGTGATCGGGAGGAAGCGGGAGAACGCCGACGGGTACATGACCGCCGGCAACAAGATCGGTTTCGGCATCTCGGCCGCCTCCATGACGGCGACGTGGATCTGGGCCTCCTCGATGTATGCCTCCGCGACATCCGGCTACACCTACGGCATCTCGGGGCCCATCCACTACGGGCTCTGGGGCGCGCTGATGATCCTCTTCATCTACCCCTTCGGCCGTCGCATCCGCGCCGTCGCGCCTCGGGCCCACACGCTCGCTGAGGTCATGCGGGCCCGTCACGGCCGTTCGAGCCAGCTCATGCTCGCCGGCTCGAATGTGCTCGGCAGTGTCATCAGCCTCACCTCGAACTTCATCGCGGGTGGCGCCGTCATCTCGATGCTGTCGCCCTTCAGCTTCGGGCAGGGCATCCTGTTCGTCGCGGGCGGGGTGCTGCTCTACACGCTGTGGTCGGGCTTCCGGGCATCCGTGCTCACCGACTTCGCGCAAGTCGTCGCGATGCTCGGCGCCGTCGTGGTCATCGTGCCGGCGATCTTCTTCGCCGCCGGCGGCACCGACATGATCGCGCAGGGTGCGTCGAACCTCACGCCCGAGCAGTCGAACTTCTTCTCCTCCGAGGCGTTCCTCAATCAGGGCGCGCCCTACATTGCGGCGGTGCTCGCCTACGCGATCGGCAACCAGACGATCGCGCAGCGCCTCTTCGCCGTGCGGGAAGACCTCATCAAGCCCACCTTCATCACCGCGACGGTGGGCTACGGCGCCACCATCATCGGCGTCGGGATGCTCGGGGTCATGGCCCTTTACCTCGGCATCGAGCCGGTCGGCGGCGACACCAACAACCTCATCCCGCAGCTGGCCAGCACCTTCCTCGGCCCCGTGCTGCTCGGGCTCCTCTTCATCATGATCATCGGATCGCTGTCGTCGACGGCCGACTCCGACCTGGCGGCGCTGTCGTCGATCATGATGGCGGATGTCTATGGCCAGAACATCGCCCGCAAGGGCAAGGCGAACCCCAAGACGATGCTGCTCGTCGGTCGCATCACGATGATTGTCGCGACAGGCACGGCGCTCTTCTTCGCGACGAGCCAGTTCAATATCCTCGACCTGCTCGTCTTCGTCGGGGCACTGTGGGGTGCCCTCGTGTTCCCCGTCATCGCGAGCTTCTACTGGAAGAAGGTCACGAACGCGGCCTTCTCGATCTCAGTGCTCGCCGCGCTGCTTGTCTTCATCGTCGTGCGCTTCGAGTGGATCCCCCTCGCTGGCGCCTACGGCATCGCGATCGACGTGCTCAGCGTCGTCGGCATCGGCGTCGTACTCGGCATCATGGCGTTCGGTTTCTTCGGCAAGCGCACCGGCATGATCGTCGGCATCGTCGCTGCCGTGGCATCCGCCCCCTTCGTCATCGGGTTCCTGCACGACTACACGGTGCTGAGCGGCTCGCTGGTCGCCTACTCCGTGAGCACGATCATCTGCTACCTCATGTCGTTCCGGAGCTCGCAAGACTTCGACTTCGACCTCATCAAGCAGCGCACGGGCGACTTCGACCCCGAGTCCGAACTCGACGACATCGACCGTGAGCTCGACGGCCTCAGCGCCGACACCGCTCGCCCCACCCGCTAG